In Opitutales bacterium, the sequence AAGCTTTTCTTTCAAACCATTGGATATTATATATTTTGAACGGCACATCCTTTAGTATGAGCCCTGATTGCATCCAGCAAAATCGATCCGCTTTTTCTGGCGTTGGGATATTAACTCGGATTTGGATCACAGTGGGCAAGCCTGACTTGTGCTCTGCCAACAGCCTGCCGAAATCCAAATCCTGAGTCACAATCACATGACTCCCCTCACGCGCATACTTGAATATTTCTTTGTCAGGAACGCCTTGCTTACCGACCTGTGTCCAGTGTCTTGCCTTTAATCCCTCAGCTTCGAAGAAATCCACCCAACGCCAAGTTAGATTCTCGTCCAGGATAAGCCCTGATTACGAAGTTTTGACAGTGAACTCCTGAAATGCGCAAGCAGACGCAGCAAATTCGAGAGCGGCACGGAT encodes:
- a CDS encoding DUF5615 family PIN-like protein gives rise to the protein MDFFEAEGLKARHWTQVGKQGVPDKEIFKYAREGSHVIVTQDLDFGRLLAEHKSGLPTVIQIRVNIPTPEKADRFCWMQSGLILKDVPFKIYNIQWFERKACTLTQVQTHSRELAFIRG